The Homo sapiens chromosome 5, GRCh38.p14 Primary Assembly genome includes a window with the following:
- the C5orf63 gene encoding glutaredoxin-like protein C5orf63 isoform 3 (isoform 3 is encoded by transcript variant 3): MLWFQGNSMQLARSSFGLFLRNCSASKTTLPVLTLFTKDPCPLCDEAKEVLKPYENRFILQEVNITLPENSVWYEREALHSHWAMPFIGRRFCIPAAAPEGLTF; this comes from the exons ATGCTCTGGTTTCAAGGAAATAGCATGCAACTTGCCAGATCCTCCTTTGGACTCTTCTTGAGAAATTGCTCTGCCTCTAAGACAACTCTGCCTGTGTTGACCTTATTCACAAAG gACCCATGCCCCCTTTGTGATGAAGCCAAGGAAGTACTCAAGCCTTATGAAAACAGG TTCATTTTACAGGAGGTGAACATCACACTTCCAGAAAACTCTGTCTGGTATGAAAG AGAAGCACTTCACAGTCACTGGGCAATGCCATTTATAGGAAGAAGGTTCTGCATTCCTGCTGCTGCCCCGGAGGGCTTAactttttaa
- the C5orf63 gene encoding glutaredoxin-like protein C5orf63 isoform 2 (isoform 2 is encoded by transcript variant 2): MLWFQGNSMQLARSSFGLFLRNCSASKTTLPVLTLFTKDPCPLCDEAKEVLKPYENRFILQEVNITLPENSVWYERYKFDIPVFHLNGQFLMMHRVNTSKLEKQLLKLEQQSTGG; the protein is encoded by the exons ATGCTCTGGTTTCAAGGAAATAGCATGCAACTTGCCAGATCCTCCTTTGGACTCTTCTTGAGAAATTGCTCTGCCTCTAAGACAACTCTGCCTGTGTTGACCTTATTCACAAAG gACCCATGCCCCCTTTGTGATGAAGCCAAGGAAGTACTCAAGCCTTATGAAAACAGG TTCATTTTACAGGAGGTGAACATCACACTTCCAGAAAACTCTGTCTGGTATGAAAGGTATAAATTTGATATTCCTGTCTTTCACTTGAATGGCCAGTTTCTGATGATGCATCGAGTAAACACCTCAAAACTTGAAAAACAGCTCCTGAAACTTGAGCAGCAAAGTACTGGAGGCTGA
- the C5orf63 gene encoding glutaredoxin-like protein C5orf63 isoform 4 (isoform 4 is encoded by transcript variant 4) has protein sequence MLWFQGNSMQLARSSFGLFLRNCSASKTTLPVLTLFTKDPCPLCDEAKEVLKPYENRRSTSQSLGNAIYRKKVLHSCCCPGGLNFLMKE, from the exons ATGCTCTGGTTTCAAGGAAATAGCATGCAACTTGCCAGATCCTCCTTTGGACTCTTCTTGAGAAATTGCTCTGCCTCTAAGACAACTCTGCCTGTGTTGACCTTATTCACAAAG gACCCATGCCCCCTTTGTGATGAAGCCAAGGAAGTACTCAAGCCTTATGAAAACAGG AGAAGCACTTCACAGTCACTGGGCAATGCCATTTATAGGAAGAAGGTTCTGCATTCCTGCTGCTGCCCCGGAGGGCTTAactttttaatgaaagaataa